A genomic window from Parvularcula sp. LCG005 includes:
- the topA gene encoding type I DNA topoisomerase has translation MQVVIVESPSKAKTINKYLGSDYEVLASFGHIRDLPSKDGSVDPEEDFRMVWESDARSKKQIADIVAAVKRADRVILATDPDREGEAISWHLLEVLADKKALKGKPVERVAFNAITKTAVRDAIANPRQIDQDLVDAYLARRALDYLVGFTLSPVLWRKLPGARSAGRVQSVALRLICEREMEIEKFNPEEFWTLEASVTSGGSDPFTARLVRLDGNKLEKFSLTTEADGQRAQRAVETGKFHIDSVEAKPTKRNPAAPFTTSTLQQEASRKLGFNARRTMQTAQRLYEGINIGGETTGLITYMRTDGIDMAPEAVMAVRDEIRSQYGDNYLPSSPRMYKSKQKNAQEAHECIRPTDFRRHPDQLKKLDSDQYRLYELIWKRSMACQMEAARLEQTTIEIVTTDDQTALRATGSVVVFDGFLKLYQEGRDDSDDEEGGRLPKVTQGADADVAEPKPEQHFTQPPPRFSEASLVKRLEELGIGRPSTYASIISTLQDRTYVTMDKNRFIPDDKGRIVTAFLENFFKRYVEYDFTANLEETLDQISSGDADWKVFLRKFWEEFYSTVDGMSDLRISEVLDALNESLGPHIFPEREDGTPPRQCPTCKEGELSLKVGRFGAFIGCSRYPECKHTRPLGQLDQQAAVDGDKELGVDPDSGLTVFLKSGRFGPYVQLGEPEEGSKEKPKRGSIPKGWSVDDLTLEKALMLINLPREVGLHPEDKEPIEAAIGRFGPYIKHGKLYANLPTVDDVFEIGLNRAVAVLEDKKANPGRGRAAAAKPLKELGAHPETGDPVNVMDGRYGPYIKHQKTNATIPRDMKPEDMTLDLAVPILAEREAKKPTKKAAKKKAPAKKAAKKTTKKAAKKTTKKAAKKTTKKATKKAVSTDDE, from the coding sequence ATGCAGGTTGTGATCGTCGAATCGCCGTCCAAGGCGAAAACCATCAACAAATATCTGGGCAGCGACTACGAAGTCCTCGCCTCCTTCGGGCACATCAGGGATCTTCCCTCAAAAGACGGCTCTGTTGATCCCGAAGAAGATTTCCGGATGGTGTGGGAGAGTGACGCGCGCTCGAAGAAGCAGATCGCGGATATTGTTGCCGCTGTGAAGCGGGCCGATCGCGTCATTCTCGCGACTGACCCTGATCGCGAGGGGGAGGCGATCTCGTGGCACCTTCTGGAAGTGCTGGCGGATAAAAAGGCGCTCAAAGGCAAGCCGGTCGAACGGGTAGCCTTCAACGCGATCACCAAGACGGCCGTACGCGACGCGATCGCTAATCCGCGCCAGATCGACCAGGATCTCGTCGACGCCTATCTCGCCCGGCGCGCGCTTGATTACCTCGTCGGCTTCACGCTCTCCCCGGTGCTCTGGCGCAAACTGCCTGGCGCCCGGTCGGCCGGTCGGGTCCAGTCCGTCGCCCTGCGCCTGATCTGCGAGCGCGAGATGGAGATCGAGAAGTTCAATCCGGAGGAGTTCTGGACGCTGGAAGCCAGCGTGACCTCCGGCGGGTCCGACCCGTTTACGGCTCGTCTGGTTCGCCTCGACGGCAACAAGCTTGAGAAATTCTCGCTGACGACCGAAGCGGATGGCCAGCGTGCCCAACGCGCCGTTGAGACGGGCAAGTTTCATATCGACAGCGTCGAGGCAAAGCCCACCAAACGAAATCCGGCCGCGCCCTTCACCACCTCAACGCTGCAGCAGGAAGCCTCACGGAAACTTGGCTTCAACGCACGCCGGACCATGCAGACGGCCCAGCGCCTTTATGAAGGCATCAATATTGGCGGTGAGACGACCGGTCTGATCACCTATATGCGGACCGATGGTATCGATATGGCGCCCGAGGCCGTCATGGCCGTGCGCGATGAGATTCGCAGTCAGTATGGCGATAATTACCTGCCCTCTTCGCCGCGGATGTACAAATCCAAGCAGAAGAACGCGCAGGAAGCCCACGAATGTATTCGCCCGACTGATTTTCGTCGGCACCCGGACCAGTTGAAGAAGCTCGATAGCGACCAGTATCGCCTCTACGAGCTGATCTGGAAGCGCTCTATGGCCTGCCAGATGGAGGCCGCGCGTCTGGAGCAGACGACAATCGAGATCGTCACGACAGATGACCAGACCGCCTTGCGTGCCACGGGCTCGGTCGTTGTTTTTGACGGCTTCCTAAAGCTCTATCAGGAAGGTCGCGACGATAGCGATGACGAGGAAGGTGGTCGCCTGCCGAAAGTGACCCAAGGCGCGGACGCCGATGTGGCCGAGCCGAAGCCGGAACAGCACTTCACCCAGCCCCCGCCTCGTTTCTCTGAAGCCAGCCTTGTCAAACGGCTTGAAGAACTCGGCATTGGCCGGCCATCTACCTATGCGTCGATCATCAGTACGCTGCAGGATCGAACCTATGTCACAATGGACAAGAACCGGTTCATTCCTGATGACAAGGGACGGATCGTCACGGCGTTTCTTGAGAACTTTTTCAAACGCTATGTCGAGTACGATTTCACGGCGAACCTTGAAGAGACGCTGGATCAAATATCCAGCGGCGATGCTGACTGGAAAGTGTTCCTGCGCAAATTCTGGGAAGAGTTCTATTCGACTGTCGACGGCATGTCGGATCTCAGGATCTCTGAGGTCCTCGATGCGCTGAACGAAAGCCTCGGCCCACACATCTTTCCCGAACGCGAAGATGGCACGCCCCCGCGGCAATGTCCGACGTGTAAGGAAGGTGAGCTCTCGCTTAAGGTGGGGCGTTTCGGCGCCTTCATTGGCTGCTCGCGCTATCCGGAGTGCAAGCATACGCGACCCTTGGGCCAGCTGGATCAGCAGGCAGCCGTTGATGGTGACAAGGAGCTCGGCGTTGATCCGGACTCCGGTCTCACTGTGTTTTTGAAATCGGGCCGGTTCGGGCCCTATGTGCAGTTGGGCGAGCCGGAGGAAGGCTCAAAGGAAAAGCCCAAGCGAGGATCAATTCCAAAAGGATGGTCCGTCGACGATCTGACGCTTGAGAAGGCGTTGATGCTGATCAACCTTCCCCGCGAGGTTGGTCTGCACCCTGAAGACAAGGAGCCGATCGAGGCGGCAATTGGCCGGTTCGGCCCCTATATCAAGCACGGCAAGCTGTATGCAAATTTGCCGACGGTCGACGACGTCTTTGAAATCGGCCTGAACCGTGCGGTCGCTGTTCTGGAAGACAAGAAGGCCAATCCGGGTCGTGGTCGTGCTGCCGCCGCCAAGCCATTGAAGGAGCTCGGCGCGCACCCTGAGACGGGCGATCCGGTGAATGTGATGGACGGCCGATACGGTCCGTACATCAAGCACCAGAAAACGAATGCGACGATTCCCCGGGACATGAAGCCTGAAGACATGACCCTGGATCTGGCCGTGCCGATCCTTGCCGAACGCGAAGCCAAGAAGCCGACGAAGAAGGCAGCCAAGAAAAAGGCCCCGGCCAAAAAAGCGGCGAAGAAAACCACCAAAAAGGCCGCTAAAAAGACGACGAAGAAGGCGGCAAAGAAAACCACCAAAAAGGCCACCAAGAAAGCCGTATCGACCGACGATGAATAG
- the msrA gene encoding peptide-methionine (S)-S-oxide reductase MsrA: MRIFILALFALGCSGASNASDAPADPATTGMQDMAMEMSTAPDGVPASAKSLVVAGGCFWCVESDFEHRDDVYEAVSGYAGGEKRDATYKNHDGHREVVEVWYDPEATSYGELVRFFLRTIDVTDAGGQFCDRGHSYTTALHYRTPEEKAEAEAAISEAEDALGRKVVTPVEPLPFFVTAEDYHQDYYKSDDRILSRFGYVEKQDAYKGYREGCGRDKRVRAVWGDAAAIPAH; this comes from the coding sequence ATGCGCATTTTCATCCTCGCCCTCTTCGCCTTGGGCTGTTCGGGCGCCTCGAACGCCAGCGATGCGCCAGCAGATCCCGCGACCACTGGGATGCAGGACATGGCCATGGAAATGTCCACCGCCCCTGACGGTGTTCCGGCATCCGCCAAGAGCCTCGTCGTGGCGGGGGGCTGCTTCTGGTGCGTGGAGAGTGATTTCGAGCACCGGGATGACGTCTATGAGGCGGTGTCAGGCTATGCCGGCGGCGAGAAACGCGATGCGACCTACAAGAATCATGATGGTCATCGTGAGGTCGTCGAAGTCTGGTATGACCCTGAGGCCACCAGCTATGGCGAGCTCGTCCGGTTTTTCCTGCGCACGATCGACGTGACCGATGCCGGCGGCCAGTTCTGTGACCGCGGTCATTCCTACACCACTGCCCTGCACTACCGCACCCCAGAGGAGAAAGCCGAGGCCGAAGCCGCGATCAGCGAGGCCGAAGACGCTCTGGGACGTAAGGTTGTAACGCCGGTCGAACCCCTGCCCTTTTTCGTGACGGCTGAGGACTATCACCAGGACTACTACAAGAGCGACGACCGCATTCTGTCACGGTTCGGCTATGTCGAGAAACAGGACGCGTATAAGGGCTATCGCGAAGGATGTGGTCGGGACAAGCGCGTTCGCGCGGTCTGGGGAGATGCGGCCGCGATTCCTGCACACTGA